In the genome of Tripterygium wilfordii isolate XIE 37 chromosome 19, ASM1340144v1, whole genome shotgun sequence, one region contains:
- the LOC119985002 gene encoding uncharacterized protein LOC119985002, with protein sequence MFIVSMINVAAANTVPVALHSQAANISRFDGTNFSDLHEQVLFSLAVLDLDMCLLEDEPAALTDESSEDEKAIHKAWSRSNRLSLMFLRMTIAANIKTSLPETQKAKEYLNNVRDRFRTADKSPAGKLMAELTTMRFDGTRTMNEHIIEMTNLAANLRTLGMIVDDSFLVQFVLNSLPPEYGPFQINYNTIKDKWDVNEMKSMLVQEEGRLKQHNGHVAHLDMKGAGKKIGKEK encoded by the exons atgtttattgTGAGCATGATTAATGTTGCAGCTGCTAACACTGTTCCCGTAGCCCTTCATTCCCAAGCCGCCAACATCTCTAGGTTTGATGGAACTAATTTTTCTGACTTGCATGAGCAAGTACTATTCAGCTTAGCAGTCTTAGACCTCGACATGTGTCTTCTTGAGGATGAACCTGCTGCTCTCACTGATGAGAGTAGTGAGGATGAGAAGGCCATTCACAAAGCATGGTCTAGGTCTAACAGACTTAGCCTTATGTTCTTGCGAATGACGATTGCcgcaaacatcaaaacctctttACCTGAAACACAGAAAGCGAAGGAATATCTTAATAATGTCAGAGATCGCTTCCGCACTGCTGACAAATCTCCTGCTGGAAAACTTATGGCTGAACTTACAACGATGCGGTTTGATGGTACTCGTACCATGAATGAACACATAATTGAGATGACCAATCTTGCTGCAAATTTAAGGACTTTGGGCATGATAGTGGATGACTCATTTCTCGTCCAATTTGTCCTTAATTCCTTACCTCCTGAATATGGACCTTTTCAGATCAATTACAACACTATTAAAGATAAGTGGGatgtaaatgaaatgaaaagtaTGTTGGTCCAAGAGGAAGGGAGACTTAAACAGCATAATGGTCATGTAGCGCATCTTGACATGAAAGGAGCTGGAAAGAAGATTG gaaaagaaaaatga